The proteins below are encoded in one region of Ereboglobus luteus:
- a CDS encoding STAS domain-containing protein, whose amino-acid sequence MPETAKPVYLVDAYSDPVVIRITGRASFQNSATINDFISECMRQGKTHFVIDFQNCESMDSTFLGVLAGAALKLRKGDSGSLVLARMGKRNLELARNLGLQHLATVECGDFPMNFGAPNTPLSARAMTELDHARLALEAHENLLAADEGNRSKFQDVVAFLKNRVEQK is encoded by the coding sequence ATGCCGGAAACCGCAAAACCAGTTTATCTTGTCGACGCCTATTCCGATCCGGTTGTGATACGCATCACCGGACGCGCCTCGTTTCAAAACAGCGCGACAATAAACGATTTTATTTCGGAGTGCATGCGGCAGGGGAAAACCCATTTCGTGATCGATTTCCAAAACTGCGAGAGCATGGACAGCACCTTTCTGGGCGTGCTCGCGGGCGCGGCGTTAAAGTTGCGCAAGGGCGATTCCGGCTCGCTGGTGCTGGCGCGCATGGGCAAGCGCAATCTCGAACTCGCGCGCAACCTCGGTTTGCAGCATTTGGCGACGGTGGAGTGCGGCGATTTTCCGATGAACTTCGGCGCGCCAAACACACCGCTTTCGGCCAGGGCGATGACGGAACTCGACCACGCCAGGCTCGCGCTCGAAGCGCACGAAAACCTTCTCGCCGCCGACGAGGGCAACCGTTCGAAATTCCAGGATGTGGTCGCGTTCCTGAAAAACCGCGTCGAGCAAAAATAA
- a CDS encoding GDSL-type esterase/lipase family protein, translating to MKTLPKKAFLTVALFLTLAHAISLAAVNPRHERWKKDIAAFEKQDRENPPVQGGVLFLGSSSIRLWKTLAEDFPGVPVRNRGFGGSRIANCTYYFDKLVMPAKPRLIVFFSGGNDINAWETAEEVASDFRAFCAELHKKLPETKLIYISIPFTESRMMQRSTIALANTYLSAFCHSDPKLTFLNMNDHILTPEGNVRPEYYLADKLHMNEAGYAVWTKMLRPMVTAALK from the coding sequence ATGAAAACACTCCCAAAAAAAGCATTCCTGACTGTCGCCCTGTTTTTAACTCTCGCCCATGCGATCTCGCTGGCGGCCGTCAACCCAAGGCACGAACGCTGGAAAAAGGACATCGCCGCGTTCGAGAAGCAGGATCGCGAAAACCCGCCCGTGCAAGGCGGCGTGCTGTTCCTCGGCAGCTCGAGCATCCGTTTGTGGAAAACGCTCGCAGAGGATTTCCCCGGCGTGCCCGTGCGCAACCGCGGATTCGGAGGCTCGCGGATCGCAAACTGCACGTATTATTTTGACAAGCTCGTGATGCCGGCGAAACCGCGTCTAATCGTCTTTTTCAGTGGCGGCAACGATATCAACGCCTGGGAAACGGCGGAGGAGGTGGCATCGGACTTCCGCGCGTTCTGCGCCGAGCTGCACAAGAAGCTGCCCGAAACCAAGTTGATTTATATTTCGATCCCCTTCACCGAGAGCCGCATGATGCAGCGCTCCACAATCGCGCTGGCAAACACCTACCTCTCCGCGTTCTGCCACTCCGACCCGAAGCTGACGTTTCTCAACATGAACGACCACATCCTCACGCCCGAGGGCAACGTGCGCCCGGAATATTATCTCGCCGACAAGCTGCACATGAACGAGGCCGGCTACGCCGTTTGGACCAAGATGCTGCGCCCGATGGTGACCGCCGCGCTCAAGTAA
- a CDS encoding superoxide dismutase: MNKQPSRITRRAAIKTLGVSASLLGLKLFSPELGAAPSGSSAPKSGVTYPFALPPLGFDYAALEPHIDARTMEIHHGKHHQAYVTNANNALASHPALQKLDIAELLSRINGGAIDEPLRTALRNNVGGHANHAFFWRILAPRAKGSAPASGENALRLAIETTFGGLAAFKAQFADAAMKRFGSGWAWLVVSRETGRLAITTSANQDSPLLSGDVPVLGLDVWEHAYYLKYQNRRADYIAAFWNVVNWSRCGEFYAAGRP, translated from the coding sequence ATGAACAAACAACCCTCGCGGATCACCCGCCGCGCCGCGATTAAAACACTCGGCGTGTCCGCCTCGCTGCTCGGCCTCAAGCTTTTCTCACCTGAACTTGGCGCCGCGCCCTCGGGGTCGTCCGCTCCCAAATCCGGCGTCACTTATCCTTTCGCGCTTCCGCCGCTCGGTTTTGATTACGCCGCGCTCGAGCCGCACATCGACGCGCGCACGATGGAGATTCATCACGGCAAGCACCATCAGGCCTACGTCACCAACGCCAACAACGCGCTCGCCTCGCACCCCGCGCTTCAAAAGCTCGACATCGCGGAACTGCTTTCGCGCATCAACGGCGGCGCCATCGACGAGCCGCTTCGCACCGCGTTGCGCAACAATGTGGGCGGTCACGCCAACCACGCATTTTTCTGGCGGATACTTGCGCCGCGAGCAAAAGGCTCCGCGCCGGCGTCCGGCGAAAACGCGCTGCGCCTCGCCATTGAAACCACCTTTGGCGGCCTCGCCGCATTCAAGGCGCAATTCGCCGACGCCGCCATGAAGCGTTTCGGCAGCGGCTGGGCGTGGCTCGTCGTGTCACGCGAGACGGGCAGGCTCGCGATCACCACATCCGCGAATCAGGACTCGCCGCTTCTTTCCGGGGATGTTCCCGTGCTCGGCCTCGATGTGTGGGAGCATGCGTATTATTTGAAATACCAGAACCGCCGCGCCGACTACATCGCCGCATTTTGGAATGTCGTCAACTGGTCGCGCTGCGGCGAATTTTATGCCGCGGGCCGCCCGTAG
- the hemC gene encoding hydroxymethylbilane synthase produces the protein MKKLTLATRKSPLALAQAELVAARLRACLGVEVGLLKVVTTGDQRVEWSLEERGGKGLFTKELEHALFNGDADIAVHSTKDLPGDMPAGLAIAGYLPRADPSDVLVLRAGVTTPKTIATGSPRRRLQIAKLFPGAQFTQIRGNVDTRLRKIADGEADATILAAAGLARLRIGNWPGVEFHALGFETMVPAVGQAAIGVQCREADVAKYAPHFDAETARHIALERAFQSALGGGCHTALGVHAARDTLWFFHEQTGSHNLPLAPDDFSNPDETARRVLARLGLNL, from the coding sequence TTGAAAAAACTCACCCTCGCCACCCGAAAAAGTCCCCTTGCGCTTGCCCAAGCCGAATTGGTCGCGGCTCGTTTGCGCGCCTGTCTTGGCGTGGAGGTCGGGCTGCTCAAGGTTGTGACGACCGGCGATCAGCGTGTCGAATGGTCGCTCGAGGAACGCGGCGGCAAGGGCCTCTTCACAAAGGAGCTCGAGCACGCGCTTTTTAATGGCGACGCCGATATCGCGGTGCATTCCACAAAGGATCTTCCCGGTGACATGCCCGCGGGGCTGGCCATCGCGGGGTATCTTCCGCGTGCCGATCCGAGCGATGTGCTTGTGCTCCGCGCCGGCGTCACCACGCCGAAAACAATCGCCACCGGCAGCCCGCGCCGGCGGCTGCAAATCGCGAAACTTTTTCCCGGCGCGCAGTTCACCCAGATTCGCGGCAACGTGGACACGCGCCTGCGCAAAATCGCTGATGGCGAGGCCGACGCGACCATCCTTGCCGCCGCGGGACTCGCGCGCCTGCGCATCGGCAACTGGCCCGGCGTGGAGTTTCACGCGCTTGGATTTGAGACCATGGTTCCCGCTGTCGGCCAGGCTGCGATTGGCGTGCAATGCCGCGAGGCCGACGTCGCGAAATACGCCCCGCATTTTGACGCGGAAACCGCGCGACATATCGCTCTTGAGCGCGCCTTCCAATCCGCGCTTGGTGGCGGGTGTCACACCGCGCTCGGCGTCCATGCCGCGCGCGACACGCTGTGGTTTTTTCACGAGCAGACCGGTTCGCACAATCTTCCGCTTGCGCCTGATGATTTCAGCAATCCCGACGAAACCGCCCGCCGCGTGCTGGCGCGCTTGGGGCTTAATCTTTAG
- a CDS encoding glycosyl hydrolase, producing the protein MKRRDFIKLSSLAGVALAVPHSGLLAKVADRKGARPAGAGSLAEEFVNVPDSSRPGGYWWWIDGQVDKAGITHDLEEFAAKGIGTVLFVNSTNLGPADRRLKGVAFLSGEWMELYKHAVREADRLGIEFGVNLSGGWCMGGPWIEPRYSGRWFLQSRHVIEGPAKFDDALPLPGGRDGYDKVFNPPGYKAYIDLPLEKLDYRDTCVVAFRDDAGDAARFTDKERLEFLPAKTNRRDASNHALSRDVVGPTLGAWPAHSSDKPIAPENVVDLTSKVSADGRLRWDVPAGRWVIVRTGHRMTGSRLMIAPPEADGLSVDWLASKPVDIQFENIGKKFLEGGKVNGRNTLKYFCSDSFEDGFPNWTEDILKEFEARRGYDPRPYTPVMNGFIVGSAEISDRFLHDYRKTVADCMADRHYAYFGKKCHELGMEAQHESAGPSRSGTMCMDSLKNLGRADRPMGEFWMGTRHDEPGGLDPKLRYGTSRLEEGQNKVTKMVASAAHIYGKKTASAESFTTMRHWQDYPGNLKQQADRAFCEGINHFSIHTTTATKSTLGKPGYEYYAGTHFNPNVTWWHHAGAFLKYIGRSQHLLRQGLFVADVLYYNGDWAPNIVPPKRIDPSLGFGFDYDVCNAEVLLTRLSVAKDGRLTLPDGMSYRVLALPETDRMPVEVMEKIKALVKAGATITGPRPEKDPGMKNYPKCDAAVKKLASEVWGDCDGKNRTANKYGRGRVFWGVTLREILAKDGIGPDFACAENTAAADKSTGVAHASRTGMDFIHRSVPGKNGAEIYLVANQSPLAQTQECAFRVTGRAPEIWNAVDGTMRAAAHREERGRTVVSLDFAPFQSFFVVFPATPSALAQKARAKNFPQYADAAELSGAWTVKFDPAWGGPSKVEFAALEDWTKRSEPGIKYYSGSAFYTKRFDYKKGARDKDARVFIDLGTVRDIAGVKLNGHDFGTVWTSPWRVDVTDFIKDGANTLEIEVVNQWRNRLVGDAMLPEEKRITYTNIPVDPKKMPLLPSGLLGPVKLVLGT; encoded by the coding sequence ATGAAACGCAGAGACTTTATTAAACTCAGCTCACTGGCCGGGGTCGCGCTGGCCGTGCCCCATTCAGGCTTGCTCGCGAAAGTGGCGGACCGCAAGGGAGCTCGCCCGGCCGGCGCCGGATCGCTCGCGGAGGAATTTGTGAACGTTCCCGACTCGTCGCGCCCGGGCGGTTATTGGTGGTGGATCGACGGGCAGGTGGACAAGGCGGGCATCACGCACGACCTCGAGGAGTTCGCCGCGAAGGGAATCGGCACGGTGCTGTTCGTGAACTCCACAAACCTAGGCCCGGCGGACCGGCGGCTCAAGGGCGTGGCGTTTTTGTCCGGCGAGTGGATGGAATTATACAAGCACGCCGTGCGCGAGGCCGACCGGCTCGGCATCGAGTTCGGCGTGAACCTGAGCGGCGGCTGGTGCATGGGCGGACCGTGGATCGAGCCGCGTTATTCGGGGCGCTGGTTTTTGCAATCGCGGCATGTCATCGAGGGGCCGGCGAAGTTCGACGACGCGCTTCCGCTTCCGGGCGGCCGCGACGGTTACGACAAGGTTTTTAATCCGCCAGGCTACAAAGCCTACATCGACCTGCCTCTTGAAAAGCTCGATTACCGCGACACGTGCGTGGTGGCGTTTCGCGACGACGCGGGCGACGCGGCGCGCTTCACCGACAAGGAGCGGCTTGAGTTTCTCCCCGCCAAAACTAACCGCCGCGACGCAAGCAACCACGCGCTCTCGCGCGACGTGGTCGGCCCCACGCTCGGGGCGTGGCCGGCGCATTCCTCGGACAAGCCGATCGCGCCGGAGAATGTCGTTGATTTGACATCGAAGGTTTCCGCCGACGGACGCCTGCGGTGGGACGTTCCCGCCGGTCGTTGGGTGATCGTGCGCACGGGGCATCGCATGACCGGCTCGCGGCTCATGATCGCGCCGCCCGAGGCCGACGGCCTTTCGGTTGACTGGCTCGCGAGCAAGCCGGTGGACATTCAGTTCGAGAACATCGGCAAGAAGTTTTTGGAGGGCGGAAAAGTCAACGGACGCAACACGCTGAAATATTTTTGCAGCGACAGTTTCGAGGACGGTTTTCCGAACTGGACCGAGGATATTTTGAAAGAGTTCGAGGCGCGGCGCGGCTACGATCCGCGTCCCTACACGCCGGTGATGAACGGATTCATTGTCGGCAGCGCGGAAATCTCCGACCGCTTTTTGCACGACTACCGGAAGACGGTCGCCGATTGCATGGCCGACAGGCACTACGCCTACTTCGGCAAAAAGTGTCACGAGCTTGGCATGGAGGCGCAGCATGAGTCGGCGGGGCCGAGCCGCTCCGGCACGATGTGCATGGACTCGCTCAAGAACCTTGGCCGCGCGGATCGTCCGATGGGCGAGTTCTGGATGGGCACGCGTCACGACGAGCCCGGCGGCCTCGATCCCAAGCTCCGCTACGGCACCTCGCGCCTTGAGGAAGGCCAGAACAAGGTGACCAAAATGGTCGCGTCCGCCGCGCACATTTACGGCAAAAAAACGGCGTCGGCGGAATCGTTCACGACGATGCGCCACTGGCAGGATTATCCGGGCAACCTCAAGCAGCAGGCCGACCGCGCCTTCTGCGAGGGCATCAACCATTTCTCGATTCACACAACGACCGCCACCAAGTCCACACTCGGAAAACCGGGCTACGAATACTACGCGGGCACGCACTTCAACCCGAACGTGACCTGGTGGCACCACGCCGGCGCGTTCCTGAAATACATCGGGCGAAGCCAGCACCTGTTGCGCCAGGGATTGTTTGTCGCCGACGTGCTGTATTACAACGGCGACTGGGCGCCGAACATCGTTCCGCCCAAGCGCATCGATCCCTCGCTCGGCTTTGGTTTCGACTACGACGTGTGCAACGCCGAGGTGCTGCTCACGCGCCTCTCGGTGGCGAAGGATGGACGCCTCACGCTGCCCGACGGCATGAGCTACCGCGTGCTCGCGCTTCCCGAAACCGACCGCATGCCCGTCGAGGTGATGGAAAAAATAAAGGCGCTCGTAAAGGCGGGCGCTACGATCACCGGGCCTCGTCCGGAAAAAGATCCGGGCATGAAAAATTATCCCAAGTGCGATGCCGCCGTGAAAAAACTCGCGAGCGAAGTCTGGGGTGATTGCGACGGGAAAAACCGCACCGCGAACAAATACGGCCGCGGCCGCGTTTTCTGGGGCGTGACGCTGCGCGAGATTCTTGCGAAGGACGGCATCGGCCCCGATTTCGCCTGCGCCGAAAACACCGCCGCCGCCGACAAGTCCACCGGCGTCGCGCACGCGAGCCGCACGGGAATGGACTTCATTCACCGCAGCGTCCCCGGCAAAAACGGCGCGGAAATCTACCTCGTCGCAAACCAGTCGCCCCTCGCGCAAACGCAGGAGTGCGCCTTCCGCGTGACCGGCCGCGCGCCGGAAATCTGGAACGCGGTTGACGGCACCATGCGCGCCGCGGCGCACCGCGAGGAGCGCGGCCGCACGGTGGTGTCGTTGGATTTCGCGCCGTTCCAATCGTTCTTCGTTGTGTTCCCCGCGACGCCGTCCGCCCTCGCCCAAAAGGCCCGCGCGAAAAACTTCCCGCAATACGCCGACGCCGCCGAGCTGTCCGGCGCGTGGACGGTGAAGTTCGACCCCGCGTGGGGCGGTCCCTCGAAGGTTGAGTTTGCCGCGCTTGAGGATTGGACGAAGCGCTCCGAGCCGGGCATCAAGTATTATTCCGGCTCCGCGTTTTATACAAAACGCTTCGATTATAAAAAAGGCGCCCGCGACAAGGACGCGCGCGTTTTCATCGACCTCGGCACGGTTCGCGACATCGCCGGCGTGAAACTCAACGGCCATGATTTCGGCACCGTGTGGACATCTCCGTGGCGCGTTGATGTGACCGACTTCATCAAGGACGGCGCGAACACGCTGGAGATCGAAGTGGTCAACCAATGGCGCAACCGCCTCGTCGGCGACGCGATGCTGCCCGAGGAAAAACGCATCACCTACACCAACATCCCCGTTGATCCGAAAAAAATGCCGCTGCTCCCGTCCGGCCTGCTGGGCCCGGTGAAGCTGGTGCTCGGAACCTGA
- a CDS encoding glycosyl hydrolase, whose amino-acid sequence MKPTAAILFICLFAIAFLQSAATVCAAPAASVLEQGFVRPPDAAKPSTYWWWFNSNVNKTGITRDLEEFRAKGIGGVVLINSTIGFGTRPIPQGPAFLSPEWRELFRHAMREAQRLGIEVGINLSTGWCMGGPWIKPEDSGRWFLQSTLSVTGPKKFSGALPLPGNRDGYDGARHLFVKNYVDLPLDQLDYRDTKIIAFPEPDQAAKAMSFSGERLSLLQAKSNRLDASSHAYAREVMTPVRVPWKSERGDLPLAANNVIDLTDKVGADGHLEWDVPPGRWVILRTGHRMTGARTAYALPEADGLEIDWLSARGVEAQFAHLGKIFLEETAAAGVRTGVNGTLKFFHDDSFEDGFPNWTADILEQFQRLRGYDATPYLPVFAGRIVGSAEISDRFLHDYRRTVADLMADEHYKRFEALCREHGMEAESEAAGPSWSATMCMDALKNLGRVSRPMGEFWQDNYRFVQNGQNQVGKMVATASHIYGKKTASAEAFTTFAHWSDDPAALKPTADRAFCEGINRFVFHTSTATRPEDGKPGYEYGAGTHFNPNITWWEQSGAFLDYLARCQHLLQSGLFAADVLYYNGDWTPNIVEPRHTPPGLGEGYDYDVCNTDVLLTRLSVSPENGKLVMPDGMSYRVLVLPKTDRMPLEVARKIRDLVQAGATVIGPPPAQTPGLGGYPQCDDEVRGIAAAVWGSCDGATRVENRFGRGRVFWGMSERAVLERDGVYPDFEYNAGAGPLDWIHRALPGADGGAEIYFVVNRNARPVRAECLFRVAGLQPEIWDPVTGERRAATEWWGEGGGASARANVPLALAPHQSLFVVFRKPAPANPRPQRVASRFNTLPLAPAQEITGAWTLAFDPAWGGPAKVEFSGLMDWTLHRDEGIRHYSGTVTYTKRFDLVFEVPEGRRIVLDLGVVKNLAVVRLNGVPLGTVWTAPWQVDITEALKRTGNVLEIDVVNLWPNRLIGDKYLPASQKLTRTNIPLKDDAALLPSGLLGPVWILRENR is encoded by the coding sequence ATGAAACCAACCGCCGCCATCCTGTTCATTTGCCTGTTCGCCATCGCCTTTTTGCAGTCCGCCGCGACGGTTTGCGCCGCGCCCGCGGCATCGGTGCTCGAGCAGGGCTTTGTTCGCCCGCCCGACGCCGCGAAACCCTCGACGTATTGGTGGTGGTTCAACAGCAACGTCAACAAGACCGGCATCACGCGCGATCTGGAGGAGTTTCGCGCCAAGGGAATCGGCGGTGTCGTGCTCATCAATTCCACGATCGGCTTTGGCACGCGCCCGATTCCGCAGGGCCCCGCGTTTCTCTCGCCCGAATGGCGCGAGCTTTTCCGGCACGCGATGCGCGAGGCGCAGCGACTGGGCATTGAGGTGGGCATCAACCTGAGCACCGGCTGGTGCATGGGCGGGCCGTGGATCAAGCCGGAGGACTCCGGCCGCTGGTTCTTGCAATCGACGCTGAGCGTGACGGGGCCGAAAAAATTCTCAGGCGCGCTGCCGCTGCCCGGCAACCGCGACGGTTACGACGGCGCGCGCCATTTGTTTGTCAAAAATTACGTGGACCTGCCGCTTGATCAACTGGATTACCGCGATACAAAAATCATCGCGTTTCCCGAACCCGATCAGGCGGCGAAAGCCATGTCGTTTTCAGGCGAGCGCTTGAGTCTGCTTCAGGCGAAAAGCAACCGTCTCGACGCGAGCAGCCACGCGTATGCGCGGGAGGTCATGACGCCGGTGCGCGTGCCGTGGAAGAGTGAGCGCGGCGACCTGCCGCTCGCCGCAAACAACGTGATCGACCTCACGGACAAAGTCGGCGCGGACGGACACCTCGAATGGGACGTGCCGCCGGGGCGTTGGGTGATTTTGCGCACGGGCCATCGCATGACCGGTGCGCGCACGGCCTATGCGCTGCCCGAGGCCGACGGATTGGAGATCGACTGGCTGAGCGCGCGCGGCGTCGAGGCGCAGTTCGCGCACCTCGGAAAAATTTTCCTCGAGGAAACCGCGGCGGCCGGCGTGCGCACGGGCGTGAACGGCACGCTTAAGTTTTTTCACGACGATAGTTTCGAGGACGGTTTTCCAAACTGGACCGCCGACATTCTCGAACAATTTCAACGCCTTCGCGGCTACGACGCGACACCCTACCTGCCGGTTTTTGCCGGGCGCATCGTTGGAAGCGCGGAGATTTCCGACCGCTTTCTCCACGACTATCGCCGCACGGTCGCCGACCTCATGGCCGACGAGCATTACAAGCGTTTCGAGGCGCTGTGTCGCGAACACGGCATGGAGGCGGAGTCCGAGGCCGCCGGTCCGAGCTGGTCGGCGACGATGTGCATGGACGCGTTAAAAAATCTCGGACGCGTGAGCAGGCCGATGGGCGAGTTCTGGCAGGACAACTACCGCTTTGTGCAAAACGGCCAGAACCAAGTGGGCAAAATGGTCGCCACGGCGTCGCACATTTACGGCAAAAAAACGGCGTCGGCGGAGGCGTTCACCACATTCGCGCACTGGAGCGATGATCCCGCCGCGCTCAAGCCCACCGCCGATCGCGCGTTTTGCGAGGGCATTAATCGCTTCGTTTTTCACACCTCCACGGCCACCCGCCCGGAGGACGGCAAGCCCGGTTACGAATACGGCGCCGGCACGCACTTCAACCCGAACATCACTTGGTGGGAGCAGTCGGGTGCGTTTCTCGACTACCTCGCGCGATGCCAGCATTTGCTCCAAAGCGGGTTGTTCGCGGCCGATGTGCTTTATTACAACGGCGACTGGACCCCTAACATTGTCGAGCCCAGGCACACGCCGCCCGGACTCGGCGAGGGCTACGACTACGATGTGTGCAACACCGACGTATTGCTCACGCGCCTTTCCGTGTCGCCGGAAAACGGAAAACTCGTGATGCCCGACGGCATGAGCTATCGCGTGCTTGTGCTGCCGAAGACTGACCGCATGCCGCTCGAGGTTGCGCGAAAAATACGCGACCTTGTGCAAGCAGGCGCCACGGTGATCGGCCCGCCCCCGGCGCAGACGCCCGGGCTTGGCGGCTATCCGCAATGCGATGACGAGGTGCGCGGCATCGCCGCCGCCGTGTGGGGCTCCTGCGACGGCGCGACCCGCGTGGAAAACCGGTTCGGGCGCGGGCGCGTTTTTTGGGGAATGAGCGAGCGCGCGGTGCTCGAGCGCGACGGGGTGTATCCTGATTTTGAATACAATGCGGGGGCGGGGCCGCTCGACTGGATACACCGCGCGCTGCCTGGCGCGGATGGAGGCGCGGAGATTTATTTTGTGGTCAACCGCAACGCGCGCCCGGTTCGCGCGGAGTGCTTGTTTCGCGTGGCCGGTTTGCAGCCGGAAATATGGGATCCCGTCACCGGCGAACGCCGCGCCGCCACCGAGTGGTGGGGCGAGGGTGGGGGAGCGTCCGCCCGCGCCAACGTGCCGCTCGCGCTCGCGCCGCATCAATCGCTGTTCGTTGTTTTCAGAAAACCCGCCCCGGCAAATCCCCGTCCGCAACGCGTGGCGAGCCGCTTCAACACGCTTCCACTTGCGCCCGCGCAGGAAATCACGGGCGCGTGGACGCTGGCGTTTGACCCGGCTTGGGGCGGCCCGGCGAAAGTCGAGTTTTCCGGCCTGATGGACTGGACGCTGCATCGCGACGAGGGCATCCGCCATTATTCCGGCACGGTCACTTACACCAAGCGTTTTGACCTCGTATTTGAGGTGCCGGAAGGCCGCCGCATCGTTCTTGATCTCGGTGTCGTGAAAAATCTCGCGGTCGTGCGCCTGAACGGCGTCCCGCTGGGCACGGTCTGGACGGCACCGTGGCAGGTGGACATCACCGAGGCGCTCAAACGGACGGGCAATGTGCTGGAAATCGACGTGGTGAACCTCTGGCCGAACCGATTGATCGGCGACAAATACCTGCCCGCCTCGCAAAAACTGACGCGCACCAATATCCCGCTCAAGGACGATGCCGCGCTCCTCCCGTCAGGCCTGCTCGGCCCCGTCTGGATATTGCGGGAAAACCGCTGA